A single window of Sulfitobacter sp. JL08 DNA harbors:
- a CDS encoding RlmE family RNA methyltransferase, with amino-acid sequence MAKTPTGKNTSGRGERDLKVKVKSARGRKLSSTRWLQRQLNDPYVRRAQAEGYRGRAAYKILELDEKFRFLVPGARVVDLGCAPGGWCQVAVKRVNALGERSGKAVGRVLGVDLQEMEPIAGTDLYQLDFLEDDADEKVKQWLGGRADVVMSDMAASSSGHKQTDHLRIISLCEAAAYFAFDVLEEGGTFVAKVLAGGAEGDLQKVLKQRFDKVANVKPPASRADSSEKFVVATGYRGDPED; translated from the coding sequence ATGGCAAAGACACCCACAGGCAAGAACACATCCGGACGCGGCGAGCGCGACCTGAAGGTCAAGGTCAAAAGCGCGCGCGGCCGCAAGCTGAGTTCGACGCGCTGGTTGCAACGGCAGCTGAACGACCCCTATGTGCGCCGCGCGCAGGCCGAAGGCTATCGAGGGCGCGCCGCGTACAAGATACTGGAGCTGGATGAAAAGTTCCGCTTTCTGGTGCCGGGGGCGCGGGTCGTTGATCTGGGCTGTGCGCCGGGCGGGTGGTGCCAGGTGGCAGTCAAGCGCGTCAATGCATTGGGCGAACGATCCGGCAAGGCGGTGGGGCGCGTGCTGGGCGTGGATCTTCAGGAAATGGAACCGATCGCGGGGACCGACCTATATCAGCTGGATTTTCTGGAAGACGATGCCGATGAAAAGGTCAAGCAATGGCTGGGCGGGCGCGCCGATGTGGTGATGTCGGATATGGCGGCCAGTTCATCCGGGCACAAGCAAACCGATCATTTGCGCATTATCTCGCTGTGCGAGGCGGCGGCCTATTTCGCCTTTGACGTGCTGGAAGAGGGCGGCACCTTTGTGGCCAAGGTTCTGGCCGGCGGCGCGGAAGGCGATTTGCAGAAGGTTCTGAAGCAACGGTTCGACAAGGTTGCAAACGTCAAACCGCCCGCATCGCGCGCGGACAGTTCGGAAAAGTTTGTTGTTGCCACAGGCTATCGCGGAGACCCGGAGGACTGA
- a CDS encoding helicase associated domain-containing protein — MHGDCNVPYGWPENEKLASWVTTQRTNAVKGNLTDERRQRLKAIGFRF; from the coding sequence GTGCATGGGGACTGCAATGTGCCGTATGGGTGGCCTGAGAATGAGAAACTTGCGTCATGGGTGACCACCCAGCGGACGAATGCCGTGAAAGGCAATCTGACAGACGAACGACGCCAACGGCTTAAGGCGATTGGTTTCAGGTTCTGA